In Capsicum annuum cultivar UCD-10X-F1 chromosome 8, UCD10Xv1.1, whole genome shotgun sequence, the genomic window TAATCTCTTTGTTGTACAAAGCTAGGTGAACTATTTTCTTTCTGATCCCTTTGGAGGTTTAAAATAGCACTAACTCGTACCAGATGTTTATATTAAATTAAGTAAATTTATCACAGTTAAGTGATGTAATGATgtgaaatttcataaaattaactATTATGAAGTTCTAATGTCTCTGGGCAAATACATATCACGCATCTATTTGCTTATTTCAGACACCTTGTGCGCCCTTTCCACCCTTTTGAAACGATGGGTTTGGTATGAAGTGGGACATCATCTAATTTTTATTAGACCTTAACTTGATGCCCAGTTCACTTCAAATCTAATTATGCAAACCTTATTTCTCACTCAAAACTCTTTTAAGTAATTGTTAAACCTCCTATCCCCCACAAGAAAACACAGATGAGAAAGCAAACTACGTAAACATCTTGATTGAAAAAGATAACCACCTTAATATCAGTGAACTTCAAATTGTTCTTTTCGGAAACCATTTCACTTATTCTTACACTGACAAACAATTCAAGGAAAAACTTTTTTCTAAACACCAAATTTAATGCAACTGTAACACCAAACATGCATGTGTTGTCATCTATATCAGACTACTAGATGAAAACGAATGCTTACGAGGATTTTGTTTGCTTCCttggaggtgaaggaaaaatatcaTACGAAATTGAAAGCCATTATTGTTGTCAATTTCtaataaaagtaaactaaacaaAAATCTTTAGATTAGGAGCAAATCTAGgtttttttccctttatttacCTGAATCTTAGACTGCTTAGTAATAACAGTTATTCCTTCACAAGAAAGTAAAGCAAAAGGGGTAACTAGCACTTTTCTTAATTTTGACAGAACAAATTCACTATGCCAGATCCTGACCATTTAACCAAGCGGCCTCTGTCACTGATGAGCTTAAGGGACCGTAATCTTGGATAAAGTGAAATATTTCATTTCCGATAACTTAGTCCTTAATGTATAATTTCAGAATAGTTTAGTCCCCGTACCATCTGCCTTTTGTGTCTCTcgtcttttttgttctttttctttattgCTAATGATATGCTACCCAGCACTTTATTGACATCCCTCCCTTTCTTATTCCACGTTCTACTAGATTTTTCCCAACTGGGTTTCAATAATCTGTAGCCATGTTTGATCCTTACAGATCTAAACCCAGTAGAGGCCGCACAAATTTTGCTTCATGTATTTGTGCCACTATCTTCCTCATCTTCATCATTGCAGCCATTGTCGTCGCTTACTTCTTCCTCTTCAAACCCAAAACTCCTAAAATCGCCGTTGAAGCAGTCCGATTCCCCACTTTCTCCGTTACTAACGGCACCGTTAACTTCACCTTCTTCCAGTACGTCTCCGTTACAAACCCAAATCGGGATGAATTCACCCACTACGACAGCTCGCTTCAGCTCAGTTACTCAGGGGAGCCAGTGGGTCTTGTGTTTATCCCAGCAGGGAAGATCGATGGTGGTAGGACCCAGCATATGTCGGCGAAATTTGACGTACAGTCTTACCCACTTCCGGCTAAGCTGAAAGCTGACGTCGCCGGCGGGGTGATTCCGATGAACGGCGGTGGTGGTGGGGGCCCCACAATGGAGGTGGAAACGAGGATGAAGTTGGTGGGGAGAGTGAGGGTGTTGAAGGTGTTTACACACAGGGTGGATGGTGGAGtcaagtgtggggtggtgattcAAGTTAGTAGTGGTGCTGTGTTAGGTGTACGTTGCTGATTGGCGGTGAATTTCCCCGCTAAGTAGTCATGCATTACGATGGGAACACATTCAAAGTGGATGTTCCTGCGCGGATATCGGGAATTACTTGTTCTGATTCTACGCATTGATCGTGGTTGTACTAGAATATTATTAGGAGAATGGAAGTGCAGAAAATGATGAAGATTGACTTTTGTGCTTCGggttattatgtatgtatatggACATTATTATTGAATTTGTCAAATTGCAAGATGTTTTTGTGGGAATTAAAATGATCAGAAGACAACTAGTTTTGGTCATTTCCAGATTTGTCAGTTATCATTATTGTGCTGGAGTTATGCTTAATGCTAATTTGCATTTTGGATCAACTTGCTTGTTTAAGATAAATTACAGGCTCAGCTAGTTGCAATTTGTTTGTTGCCTTTGCCTTTGTTGTGAAGTATGAATGATTAACGATGCAAGCAGAGTTATCTTTCATTACGTTGAAAGGTATAATAAGTACTGATTACAAAACAAATTAGTAGCTTCGTTGGTTGATCACCGAAACTCTCACCTTGTTGATGAGGGTTCTCGATTCCCCACATTGTAATCCCCTCTCCAAACATAACAATAACAACGATGAAGAATAATGAAGACGGATTTCCtgtaatataaaaaagaaaagaagtttcCAGTCACACAAAAGTTCTATAAGTCGCAATTTGCACATATACAAGATTCACTAGTAGTTCAATCACCGTATGATTCTTGGAAATCAGTGATAAGAGTAACGCGGCtgttttttttctcaatcaactTTCCACTCTCATTCACAGGGTGCTTCTCTAAACGAATGATCACCTGTTTCTCAAAGAACAATACCATCTCAAATCTGAGCTAATTGTGAAGCCCCGCCGCATGCAGTATGTGGTGTTAGAATGAGTCTAGGTTCGCGACAAAATGTTGTTGCCTAATAGGAACTAGCCGACGTAGTTCCTACAACAGCCTGCCTGCCTGTCAAAGTTTGAGGAATTATCCAGCAGCTGAAACTATGCTCTCACAATCTCTCATTTGACTAAGCACCCGCTCTCAACCTCCGGTAACACAAGTAAATTGTCCAATATAGAGGTCTCCTTTGTATTCTCAAAGTACACAACACTTCCTCAGTTATGAAGAATCAATTAACAGGGGCTGCCTCCGCCAGTCTTCCTCTGCCAACAACATCATGGCTTAAATTTTTGAATCAATCATTCCTAAAGCATTCAAAACAATAGAAAATATTACGTGGACCGTACAAGAAAAATCCAACGAGGTGATACAGTTTTACTAACAACCGTTCATTGTTTTCATGACCTTTACTATCTAATAAAGCATGTATTGGTAAACCAACTTACAATTTTTTCTCTAGCTTATCTCAATGAAACTTACAGCTCTGGAAGATCACTGTGATATCAAAATTAGGGGgatataaggaaaagaaaaattgatttttgttttccAAGAAAGGAcacttgaaaaagaaaattaaaggaatTGAGAGGTACAGAAATTAAGTCAAGGAACTCTAACCAAAATTTTCTTCCTGATAAATTCAAATAGAAATCAACGCGTATCAAACGAAGGCTTTATTGATCTTCTCAGCTTCTGCTGTAATCCTAACTTTATAGGATCTCATAAAAGATGGGCATGCCATGTTTACATATTTCTGCTTAAATGTTTTCGCTATGTCCAcgttgagggttgataaaattTTTTGCTCCTTGATACTAGCAAGTATAAGTAGGGGGGATGATTAAAATTCAAACTGGACTGTTTGGTAAGTACTTTGAGAACTGTTCTGAAGGTGTCATAAGTTCAAAACAAACTATAACACTACCTACAAAATATGGTACCTGTAAACACCAACATGACAGCTACTTTGAAGTGGGATTTTTTAGCTTCCTACGTGACCTCCTGCTGAAAAACAAGTAGGTTAAAATCAAAAGAAGAATTCTAATGATGGGAGAAACTAAACATCATACTGGTCACCAGAAAAGGTGCGCCTGCTATAAAATATGGCGACAAGCGTATGGTTGCAGCGTACCTCTTTTTCATAGGTTTTCCAGTATCAAATAGACCTTTCATTACTGTAGATACATCCAAAGATCGTTCACGCATGATTTTGTCATGGTATATCTTACTCCCAATATCCGTGATAGCTTCCTCCACCTCTTCCAATGACTGGTCTATATTGAGCTGCAGCTGCCCTTTCTTGATAACTGTCACATTAAAACCATTTGCTTTGGCGTCCCGATAAGCATCCTGCACAATAGGCAATAAtggaataacaaaataatatttccACAGCACTGAACAATTCTTAACAGTATTTTGATCTTTAATATAACAGGCTAAGAGAAGCAAAAGAAAGTAGAAACAGACACAAACCGTCAGCTATTTCAGTTTCCACACAAAGTATTAAAAGAATAACGAAATAGAGAGGAAATGGAATTTATCTGGTTAGCACATTAagcatttaaataataaagagaaGCATTAATGGCATATCTAGCTCAGGACATCAAGAAGGTTTAACACATTCATACAATTTGGGGAGATTGACAGAACATTTATACAACTTAAAGTTTTCTAGGAACTTTATTAGAAGAGTAGGAAGGAGATTTTGTTTTAAGAAGAAACACAGATCCATAAATGTTCCAAAAATGTGATATGCATGCTAATCAATATGCATTCTGACAGCCATAGGAGCTCAAAGAAAAAACATTAGCACCCCACCCCTCCATCCCCCCAAATATTCCTCTGATGCATTGGGAATTTATCCACCAATGATGTTATCAAGTATTTTTGATTTGGAAGCAGTGTCATTATGTAAAGAATAAGCGCAGGGCCAGTTAATCAAAGAAATGCAGTTACACTTAAAAGAAATTACCTTAGGAGGTCGTGCAACAACAAAAGCATTCCCATTGCCAAGCATTTCCATATAAGCCTGTATTATATAGCAAAGGTTTTTACAGTCACCAGCATCCTCAAAAGCAATCACGTGATACTGCTTGGGATCCAATTCCAGATCAGCGGCCATCTCTAGTGAATAGAATCCTACCTTCATCTCTCCTTCTTCCTCAGTGTACAATTCAATACACTATAAACAAGAACAGAAACAGACATTGTTTGAGAAATCACAATGTAACTGCCGCAATACATAATAAGACTAGACTCTAGAGCGCCTTAACATTGGAAAACTAATAAAATCCCTCTAGCAAATATCTCCAACAGTTCCCCAATGTAAGTCTTTGGACAATATGTTCACCAATAACCTCTAGGCTGCATGGGTTCTATCTTACTGCAGTAGTAGTGGGTATATTTTGGCAGGAATGTCACTGTTAAAAAGGAAATAGGAAATAGTCTGTCCGCAGTAAAAGGAATGATGTCATACTCGTTTTAATCATAAAATCTCCATGGCCAACAGTACAGAAGCCTCGCACATGAGTCCATGCTCTTCTTAATTGTGTTGCCCTCAactgattaaatttttttttaaagcaggaaaaatacaaatgaaaaaagTAGTAATAATTACCAATACACAGGATAGATCAAGCCACCATAGGTAGTCCTCTTCCTTTTCATCTGCATATTCACGATATTTGCTCACTACTGCCTGGGGTCCAAACAGTTCCATTTCTCTTTTCACCTTATCAAGTTTCTCTTTGATTAGTTTCTTTCCCTTCTCAGGTAAGTTGTCCATCAGATCAGCAGCTTCCTTTATTTCTCTTTCCGTAATCCATCTGTCCAAGTCCTTCCCCACATCCTTCATTAGAGCTTTAGTTTCCGGGTCGGTCTCTGCATTGTAGGATTCCAAGAACCCTTGGGACCATTTCTTTGTATGTTGCCAGTACTCTCTACCGGATTTCTTGCCAGCTTTGATGGAACCATCACTGCTTTCAATGATGGTCCTGGGCGTTTTCGCCTTTGCATTGTGAGTTGAGATAGCTGaagttgaattatttttattgCTCGATGGGGATATTTGCAATCCTTGTGGCAACTCTTGTCTTTCTTTCTTTATGAGATTTGAATCTTTTATGCTTTCTGCAACTACCTTTCGCTGTTCTACAAAGTAATTTAGAAACTCTGAACTTCCTTCCAGTGGTGGACCTTTCCAGCGAGGTATAATTTTCTCCGGTGGATCATACAAACTGATTCCATCTACAGCAAaagagtgtaaaaaaaaaaaaagttttcttaGCATAAccttgaatttcaaaataaacttTTGTGTTTCCTCAGACCCCCCACTCAACCGTAACCCAACCGCACCCACAAACAAGAAGGAACACGAAATGaatcctcaaaaaataaagattttggtCCTGAAATTGGCTCACAAGCAAGAAACAGACAAATATGATGAACAATATAACTTAATTGCGGGACTGCatctttcaaaatttttaaaggtATAATGACATTAGGATTTATTTATCCTATTTCCATGAGGGAATATCTACCTTaaacatcaagaaaaattaaataccTGCTCCATAATCAAGGTTTTCAATGTTCGAGTGGAGCCACTCGTGCAAATCCTGTAGTTGTTTATTCTCTTGATCAACTTTCTTCTCAAGGCCACTGAAGAAGGCAAGTTTATCTTCATCATCCATTTGATAAAATGGATCTCTACCAGCGAGCTCATTTTCTCTAACTTTAAAAACAATTTCATAAAGTCTTTCATCTTTCATCCACTCAAGCTCGGTGACATTCCCATCAGTCTCAGGATGAAACATCTGAGTTTTCAAATTCAGCTCCTCAAAAGATTTCTCCTTTGCCACACTGTAATTATCTCTAAACCCCATCTGAATCTTCTTAATGACTGGTTCAAATTCATGGAAATTCTTTTCCAACCAGCTTCCATTATTTGGTGATGGTTCCAGTTCTGTCGTTCTGCCATTAACCGCTTGATGAGAGTGAGTTTCAGGTATTTTAGTCAGTGGTGATACTTTATCAATACGTTCAGGAATTTCATTGGCTGCAAATACTTCACCAACTGCTGCTTCATGTTCAGGTGGCAACAAATCAAGTGGTTTAAGCTCTTCGTAACTGTTGTTTTCATCATCATCTGAACAAAGACTTTGATAGCTCTTCATTTGGTTCAGTGTAGCTACAGCACTTTTGCTGGTTGGAAAAAATTCTTTTTGTTTGAAACtagaattttcataaataaaatcagATGTTCCCGAAAGCAATGGGTCAAATTCTTTTCCTACATTATCAGAAAGCTGGTTCATATCATTAATACTCTCTTTTTCCATTAGCGGAATTGATACATTTTCAACCCCTGGATCACTTTCAGGGGTCCTTTCTTGCTTTGTTTTCAGTTTCTCATTTTTCTTCGAAAGGTATTCCCTAGCTTCCTGAACTGACAGAATGATCTTTGATTTTGATGTCACAGAGAATTTACTTGGCTTCCTTGATTGTTCAGATGTTATAGTAGGTTTTTCAGTTCCATGAGTTGAGATCACGTCATGCTTTGGTTCACTTGAATTTTCCATACAGTTTTTGATATCATCCGAAGGTAACAAATTTCCGTTGGAGGTCTGCATTTCATGATTCACCAGTGAAGATGCATTTGTATGGACTCCATTATCGTCGGAGTAAGCTGTTGGCCCGACAAATCCATGGAGAACTCCAATATCCCCCACATATACATTAAGATCATGTTGCTCATTACTATCCTCAAACAAATTCTGTTCAGCAACGACCTTTTCATTGGAGAGTTCGGTTGAGGCTGGATAATCTCCTGATTCTCCTCCATTATCAGCTTGAAGAGAATTTCCTTTTTCCTGTTCTCGTGCATTCCTCGCCATCTTTCTGATTTCCGCAATCTCATCATAGAATTCGGCATTCTCAAAGTGCTGATTCTGAAACTGCTCTGATAATGCTAATTTACCATCAAATTCCCTTGCTTTCTTTATGCTGCTCATAATTCCTTGCTTATCGAGCCAAGGCCTTTCAAGAGTCATATTATCTGGCTCTTCCATACCATGGATAACTTCCACCTCACCTTTCACGGCCTTCTCCTTCTCCTTTCTAGCTTTCATCTTCCTTCTAAGCATTTCCTTCTCCAACCTCGAGTACTCTTCTTCTCCATCGTTTCGAACAACAAACATTTTCTTCACCGTCCAAACTAAAAAGAAACCACAAAACACCACAAATCCAATTCTAGGCAACTTTTTATACACATTTGGATTAAGAGTAACCGTGCTAAGCCTACTGACAGCATTATTGGACTCCTCTCCGGAACCTACAAATTTAGCCACTGAGCTATTCTTAGGAAGCAAATCTTTACCACTTTCCATTTCCCTAGCCAAAACCACAGCAAGtgaaatcttttctttaacatcCTCATCCTCCTCAATCAAACCTTTCCGATACAACGTTGGATCAATTCTGCTTCTATTCAAAATTTCATCCTCATTTACAACTACCCTTTCGACTTTACCTTCGGAATCTTGAAAAACAGTAAAGATAGGAGCAGTACCAATACCCCAAAACTCTGTATCCTTCTTATACTGCTCAACCCAACTCTCCAATTTATTCCATAAAACAGACTCCCCCAAACCCTTTGATTCTTCAGTATCAGAAACAAGATTCTTGCTTTTTTCACCATCAGCATTTTCAGGGCCAAATTGTAAACTTTCAGAACTTGTGGGGTTGTCAAGAATGGGATTTTGAACTAcctgttgctgttgttgttgttgtagatgttGCGTGAGTTTTTTCCTTAAATAGTTGCGGCGTTTGGTTCTTCGGCCAAATTGAGCTGAAATTTTGAATCTTGATGGGTTGGAGAATGGTGAGATGGGATTGTTGCAAATGTTGGAATTGTGTGGTGAAGGGGTCCTTTTTCTCCATATTGAGATGATGAATTTGGGTGAAGAAGTTTGAAGGGGGTGGAGGATTGAACTAGTGTTTGAGATTGGTAGAAAGTTCATTGTACTATTTAGGAGAAGATAGGAGTAGGAGTATTACAAGACAAGAACCTTAAACCCTGATAAAAGCCTCATCGAGTTTTAACTAGTTTGGCTACTCATAGGTGTCAGTCATATAAACTGGACTGGGTGGAGCAATTTTTTTCACCCAAACTTACATATTGCAAGTACTTACCCTATGATTATTTTTGCTTTCGATATATTTTTAACTGTCATGTTTTTTATAGGAGAGTTGATGTGGTTCATATTTGAAGTtacattaaattaaatttttaattataaatttaaatattaaaatataatatgaaaaatattatataagtTGCATTTTTTCTTATACTAACATGATAAAAAttacatcttaaaatgttggtaGAAATTTATGTCAAAAGGCGAAGCGTGATACGTAAAATGAATGAGCAGAGTCATATTTATCCATCACTCAGCTGATGAAAAGTTGAGTTCTTTAGCAATTATAAGCATATGAATCCCTTCACATTGCAAAGGGTGGTAGAAAGTAAGAAATTTCCTTCTTTCCTAAGAGCTAGCGAGAATGGAAATTTGAGATTTGATTCCTCGAGAAAGTGAAACCAAATGTTGTATCAACCCAGAAAAATTCGTGTCATATCCAACTCTAATGTTGTCTGGATTAATTACCTTAGTGACTTCGAATACTAGATAggcataagaaaaaaaattatagtagtGTAAGCATATCCAGAATGTAAATATAGTAAACCCTCAGATGGCATTTCTTTCATTCTAggatcttatatatatatgttacaaTGATATGACAATAATATGTTCCTTCAAGTAACTGTaaaattgttgtcatgtgaccaagaGATCACGGGTTCAagataaggctgcgtacaataaaCCCTGTGGTCGGGCACGTTAGTGCACCAAACTGCCCTTTTAATAATATGTTCCTTCACCATAATTTCTTTGCCAAAATTGTAGTAGTTCTTTAGCTTTCAGTCAATCCATTTCACTGCAATTATT contains:
- the LOC107839308 gene encoding uncharacterized protein LOC107839308, encoding MFDPYRSKPSRGRTNFASCICATIFLIFIIAAIVVAYFFLFKPKTPKIAVEAVRFPTFSVTNGTVNFTFFQYVSVTNPNRDEFTHYDSSLQLSYSGEPVGLVFIPAGKIDGGRTQHMSAKFDVQSYPLPAKLKADVAGGVIPMNGGGGGGPTMEVETRMKLVGRVRVLKVFTHRVDGGVKCGVVIQVSSGAVLGVRC
- the LOC107839307 gene encoding uncharacterized protein LOC107839307 isoform X2; this encodes MNFLPISNTSSILHPLQTSSPKFIISIWRKRTPSPHNSNICNNPISPFSNPSRFKISAQFGRRTKRRNYLRKKLTQHLQQQQQQQVVQNPILDNPTSSESLQFGPENADGEKSKNLVSDTEESKGLGESVLWNKLESWVEQYKKDTEFWGIGTAPIFTVFQDSEGKVERVVVNEDEILNRSRIDPTLYRKGLIEEDEDVKEKISLAVVLAREMESGKDLLPKNSSVAKFVGSGEESNNAVSRLSTVTLNPNVYKKLPRIGFVVFCGFFLVWTVKKMFVVRNDGEEEYSRLEKEMLRRKMKARKEKEKAVKGEVEVIHGMEEPDNMTLERPWLDKQGIMSSIKKAREFDGKLALSEQFQNQHFENAEFYDEIAEIRKMARNAREQEKGNSLQADNGGESGDYPASTELSNEKVVAEQNLFEDSNEQHDLNVYVGDIGVLHGFVGPTAYSDDNGVHTNASSLVNHEMQTSNGNLLPSDDIKNCMENSSEPKHDVISTHGTEKPTITSEQSRKPSKFSVTSKSKIILSVQEAREYLSKKNEKLKTKQERTPESDPGVENVSIPLMEKESINDMNQLSDNVGKEFDPLLSGTSDFIYENSSFKQKEFFPTSKSAVATLNQMKSYQSLCSDDDENNSYEELKPLDLLPPEHEAAVGEVFAANEIPERIDKVSPLTKIPETHSHQAVNGRTTELEPSPNNGSWLEKNFHEFEPVIKKIQMGFRDNYSVAKEKSFEELNLKTQMFHPETDGNVTELEWMKDERLYEIVFKVRENELAGRDPFYQMDDEDKLAFFSGLEKKVDQENKQLQDLHEWLHSNIENLDYGADGISLYDPPEKIIPRWKGPPLEGSSEFLNYFVEQRKVVAESIKDSNLIKKERQELPQGLQISPSSNKNNSTSAISTHNAKAKTPRTIIESSDGSIKAGKKSGREYWQHTKKWSQGFLESYNAETDPETKALMKDVGKDLDRWITEREIKEAADLMDNLPEKGKKLIKEKLDKVKREMELFGPQAVVSKYREYADEKEEDYLWWLDLSCVLCIELYTEEEGEMKVGFYSLEMAADLELDPKQYHVIAFEDAGDCKNLCYIIQAYMEMLGNGNAFVVARPPKDAYRDAKANGFNVTVIKKGQLQLNIDQSLEEVEEAITDIGSKIYHDKIMRERSLDVSTVMKGLFDTGKPMKKRRSRRKLKNPTSK
- the LOC107839307 gene encoding uncharacterized protein LOC107839307 isoform X1, with the protein product MNFLPISNTSSILHPLQTSSPKFIISIWRKRTPSPHNSNICNNPISPFSNPSRFKISAQFGRRTKRRNYLRKKLTQHLQQQQQQQVVQNPILDNPTSSESLQFGPENADGEKSKNLVSDTEESKGLGESVLWNKLESWVEQYKKDTEFWGIGTAPIFTVFQDSEGKVERVVVNEDEILNRSRIDPTLYRKGLIEEDEDVKEKISLAVVLAREMESGKDLLPKNSSVAKFVGSGEESNNAVSRLSTVTLNPNVYKKLPRIGFVVFCGFFLVWTVKKMFVVRNDGEEEYSRLEKEMLRRKMKARKEKEKAVKGEVEVIHGMEEPDNMTLERPWLDKQGIMSSIKKAREFDGKLALSEQFQNQHFENAEFYDEIAEIRKMARNAREQEKGNSLQADNGGESGDYPASTELSNEKVVAEQNLFEDSNEQHDLNVYVGDIGVLHGFVGPTAYSDDNGVHTNASSLVNHEMQTSNGNLLPSDDIKNCMENSSEPKHDVISTHGTEKPTITSEQSRKPSKFSVTSKSKIILSVQEAREYLSKKNEKLKTKQERTPESDPGVENVSIPLMEKESINDMNQLSDNVGKEFDPLLSGTSDFIYENSSFKQKEFFPTSKSAVATLNQMKSYQSLCSDDDENNSYEELKPLDLLPPEHEAAVGEVFAANEIPERIDKVSPLTKIPETHSHQAVNGRTTELEPSPNNGSWLEKNFHEFEPVIKKIQMGFRDNYSVAKEKSFEELNLKTQMFHPETDGNVTELEWMKDERLYEIVFKVRENELAGRDPFYQMDDEDKLAFFSGLEKKVDQENKQLQDLHEWLHSNIENLDYGADGISLYDPPEKIIPRWKGPPLEGSSEFLNYFVEQRKVVAESIKDSNLIKKERQELPQGLQISPSSNKNNSTSAISTHNAKAKTPRTIIESSDGSIKAGKKSGREYWQHTKKWSQGFLESYNAETDPETKALMKDVGKDLDRWITEREIKEAADLMDNLPEKGKKLIKEKLDKVKREMELFGPQAVVSKYREYADEKEEDYLWWLDLSCVLCIELYTEEEGEMKVGFYSLEMAADLELDPKQYHVIAFEDAGDCKNLCYIIQAYMEMLGNGNAFVVARPPKDAYRDAKANGFNVTVIKKGQLQLNIDQSLEEVEEAITDIGSKIYHDKIMRERSLDVSTVMKGLFDTGKPMKKSRRSRRKLKNPTSK